CTCGGCGGTGCGCGAGAAGCCCGATGCCGGCAAGATCATCGCCACCACGCTCGACTACCCGATGGTGATGGACACCTTCGGCTGCACCCCGAAATTCCTCGCCGAGAACGATGCGGCCGCCACGGCGCTGACCAAGAGCTATTTCGAGGCGCTCGCGCTGATCAAGGCCGACAAGGACAAGGCCTACGGCATCATGGGCGCCGATGTGAAGCAGACCGGCGAGCAGTTCGGCAAGTCGGCGAACTTCCTGCGCTGGTCGGACGCCGAGGGTAACAAGGCCTTCTTCGCCGGCGAGTGGCAGGCCTTCACCAACAAGGCTGCCGACCTCCTGCTCGAGATCGGCCTGATCAAGGCCAAGCCCGACATCACCACGCTGGTCGACACGAAGTACGTCGCCGGCAAGTGACTGATCACGTCCTGCCGGACGTGCTGGGGCCAGGCTTGCGCGTCGTCTTCTGCGGCACGCAGGCCGGCAAGGCGTCAGCCTTGTCCGGCCAGTACTACGCGGGGCGCGGCAACAAGTTCTGGTGGGTCATTCATGCGATTGGTCTTGTGCCGGCGAAGCTGGCGGCATCCCAATTCCGCGAACTTCGATACTACGGTGTTGGCCTTACCGATGTTGCCAAGCTGACGTTTGGACCGGATTCCTCACTCCGTTTCTCTCATTTCGATGTCGCCGGTTTTCACGCACGGATGGCTTTGAACTTACCTCGTATGATTGCTTTCAATGGCAAACGCGCAGCGTCCACGGTGCTCGGCCAGCAAAGTGCGCAACTTGGGTTTGGACTGCAGCCGCAGCGTTTGGCCGGAGTTGACGTGTTCGTTCTGCCCTCGACCGCTGGACTAGCTTCTCGTTACTGGTCGATCGAACCCTGGCGTGAACTCGCCGCTCTCGCGAAGGAAGCGAGCTTCTGACGATGAAACCACTCCAGCCCGTCTCCGCCGGCGCCCGCGTCGGCTACGGCATCGCCTTCTTCGCGCTCTTCGTCGCCGTCTGGTCCGTCGCGACCTTCGGCGGCTATGTGCAGAGGCTCTTCCTCGCCGATCCGCTGACGATGGTCGCCGAGGGCTGGAACCTGCTCGTCAACCACGGCTTCCTGTTCGACATCGGCATGACGATCTGGCGGGTGCTGGGCGGCTTCGTCCTGGCCGTGGTCCTGGCGTTGCCGTTCGGCATCCTGATGGGCGCCTACAAGCCGGTCGAGGCTTTCCTCGAGCCCTTCGTCTCCTTCGCGCGCTACCTGCCGGCCTCGGCCTTCATCCCGCTGCTGATCCTCTGGGCCGGCATCGGCGAGACGCAGAAGCTGCTCGTCATCTTCATCGGCTCGTTCTTCCAGCTCGTGCTGATGATCGCGGTCGCGGTCGGCGGCATCCGGCGCGATCTGGTCGACGCCGCCTATACGCTGGGCGCGAGCGATCCTTCCGTGGTGCGCCGCGTGCTGCTGCCCAATGCCGCGCCGGAGATCGCCGAGATCTTCCGCCTCGTCCTCGGCTGGGCCTGGACCTATGTCATCGTCGCGGAATTGATCGGCTCGTCCTCCGGCATCGGCCACATGATCACCGACAGCCAGGCGCTGCTGAACACCGGGCAGATCATCTTCGGCATCATCATCATCGGCCTGATCGGGCTGGTCTCCGATTTCCTCTTCAAGGCGGTCAACCAGCGCCTGTTTCCGTGGGCGCAGGCATGAGCAAGCTCCTGATCGACCAGGTCGGCAAGGTCTTCCCGGCGCGCGGCAAGGGTCAGGCGACGCGGGCGCTGATGCCGACCTCGCTCAGCGTCGCCGACAACGACTTCATCACCATTCTCGGCCCGTCCGGCTGCGGAAAGTCGACGCTGCTGCGCATCATCGGCGGGCTGGAGACGGCGAGCGAAGGCAAGATCCTGCTCGACGGCGCGCCCGTCACCGGGCCGGGCGCCGATCGCGGCTTCGTCTTCCAGAGCTATACGCTCTTCCCCTGGCTGAATGTGGCCCAGAACATTGCCTTCGGCCTGCGCGAGAAGGGCGTGCCGGAGCGCGAGCGGCTCGGCATCGCCCGCGATTGGGCGCAGCGCGTCGGGCTCGCCGGCTTTGTCGACCATTTCCCGAAGCAGCTTTCGGGCGGCATGCAGCAGCGCACCGCGATCGCCCGTGCGCTGGCCAATGACCCCAAGATCCTGCTGCTCGACGAGCCCTTCGGCGCGCTCGACAACCAGACCCGCGCGCTGATGCAGGAGATGCTGCTCGGCATCTGGGAGCGCGAGCAGAAGACCGTGCTCTTCGTCACCCACGACATCGAGGAGGCGATCTTCGTCGGCTCGCGCGTCGTGGTGATGAGCGCCAGGCCCGGCCGGATCAAGGCCGACATTTCGGTCGAGCTGCCCCATCCCAGGCCCTATACGATCAAGACCTCGCCGGAGTTCGTCGCCCTGAAGGAGCGGCTGGTCGAGGAGATCCGGGTCGAGGCCGTGCTGGCGGCTGAGGGGCACTAGCGACTGCAGCCACCATACCGGTTGACTCCTCGCCGGTATGGTGGTTCCTTCCTTGCGAAATTGGCCTGACCACATGGCCAAATCGATGCCGCACAAAACGGGCGGCGCAGGGAAGGGTCCGGGGAGCTGATGCCGCTCGCAGTCGTCGAGTCGCCGCGCCTTTATCGGCAGATCGCCGATCAATTGCGCCATCTCATCGACCAGCATGAATTCCCGGTCGGCAGCCGCCTGCCGCCCGAACGCGAGCTTGCGGAGAAGCTCGGCGTCTCCCGCCCCTCAGTCCGCGAGGCCCTGATCGCCCTCGAGGTCGAGGGCCGCGTCCGCATTCGCATGGGCTCGGGCGTCTATGTCGTCGACTCTGCCCAGGCCGCAGCGCAACTCGCCGGAACCGGCTTTCCCGTCGAAGGGCCGTTCGAGGTGCTCGCGGCGCGCAGGCTGATCGAGGGCGCGGTCGCTGCCGACGCCGCAGTGCAGGCCAAGCCGGATCAACTAGCCGGGCTCGCCGGTATCCTCGACCAGATGGAGCAGCCCGGGCTGCCGGCCGAACGGCTGATCGCGCTCGACCGCGCCTTCCATGTCGAGATCGCGGCGGTGCTCGGCAACACCGTGCTGGTGCGCTGCGTCGGCGAGCTCTTCGACCAGCGCATGAGCCCGTATTTCCGCCAGCTCGCGCAATATTTCGAGAACGAAGAGTCATGGCGCGCCGCGGCTAATGAGCACCGCGCCATCCATGCAGCGCTCACGCGCGGGGACAGCGAGGAGGCGCGTACGGCGATGTGCGCTCATCTGCAGGCCTCGCAGGAGCGCTTTTCACAGAGCTTCGGCGAGACCGACTTCAAGCGGGCAGGCGAGCGTCAGCGCCGGCCACGCCCGATCAAATGACGCAAGGCCAAATCGCATCGTTAAGTCCAGGGAGGACATGAGATGAAGTTGCACTACGCTCTCGCCGCGCTCGCCGCCGGCGCTCTTTTCGCCGGTGCCCCGGCGCAGGCCCAGACCAAGCTGAAATGGGCCCATGTCTACGAGACCTCCGAGCCGTTCCACACCGAGTCGGTCTGGGCCGCCGAGGAGATCAAGAAGCGCTCCAACGGCAAATACGAGATCACGGTCTACCCGGCCTCGCAGCTCGGCAAGGAGACCGACATCAACCAGGGCCTGACGCTGGGCACGGTCGACATGATCATCTCCGGCTCGAGCTTCGCCGCCCGCGCCTATCCGCCGATCGGCGTGACCTACTACCCCTTCATCTTCCGCGGCCCCGACCATCTGCTCGCCTATGTGAAGAGCGACGTCTTCAAGGAGATGGCCAAGGGCTATGAGGAGAAGAGCGGCCACCAGATCCTGGCCGTGACCTATTACGGCACGCGCCACACCACCTCGAACAAGCCGATCAAGACCTGCGCCGACATGAAGGGCCTGAAGATCCGCGTGCCCGACGTGCCGGCCTATCTCGCCATGCCGCGCGCTTGCGGCGCC
This sequence is a window from Bosea vestrisii. Protein-coding genes within it:
- a CDS encoding ABC transporter ATP-binding protein encodes the protein MSKLLIDQVGKVFPARGKGQATRALMPTSLSVADNDFITILGPSGCGKSTLLRIIGGLETASEGKILLDGAPVTGPGADRGFVFQSYTLFPWLNVAQNIAFGLREKGVPERERLGIARDWAQRVGLAGFVDHFPKQLSGGMQQRTAIARALANDPKILLLDEPFGALDNQTRALMQEMLLGIWEREQKTVLFVTHDIEEAIFVGSRVVVMSARPGRIKADISVELPHPRPYTIKTSPEFVALKERLVEEIRVEAVLAAEGH
- a CDS encoding sialic acid TRAP transporter substrate-binding protein SiaP codes for the protein MKLHYALAALAAGALFAGAPAQAQTKLKWAHVYETSEPFHTESVWAAEEIKKRSNGKYEITVYPASQLGKETDINQGLTLGTVDMIISGSSFAARAYPPIGVTYYPFIFRGPDHLLAYVKSDVFKEMAKGYEEKSGHQILAVTYYGTRHTTSNKPIKTCADMKGLKIRVPDVPAYLAMPRACGANTTPIAFAEVYLALQNGTVEAQENPLNTIDAKKFYEVQKHIVLTGHIVDHLNTVVSKQLWAKLSPEDRKLFTDVAQEAATRATKKIQDDEVKLVQVFKDKGLSVTEIDKADFLAAVQKNVSFEQYGYRKADWERIQAIK
- a CDS encoding FadR/GntR family transcriptional regulator; the encoded protein is MPLAVVESPRLYRQIADQLRHLIDQHEFPVGSRLPPERELAEKLGVSRPSVREALIALEVEGRVRIRMGSGVYVVDSAQAAAQLAGTGFPVEGPFEVLAARRLIEGAVAADAAVQAKPDQLAGLAGILDQMEQPGLPAERLIALDRAFHVEIAAVLGNTVLVRCVGELFDQRMSPYFRQLAQYFENEESWRAAANEHRAIHAALTRGDSEEARTAMCAHLQASQERFSQSFGETDFKRAGERQRRPRPIK
- a CDS encoding mismatch-specific DNA-glycosylase, yielding MTDHVLPDVLGPGLRVVFCGTQAGKASALSGQYYAGRGNKFWWVIHAIGLVPAKLAASQFRELRYYGVGLTDVAKLTFGPDSSLRFSHFDVAGFHARMALNLPRMIAFNGKRAASTVLGQQSAQLGFGLQPQRLAGVDVFVLPSTAGLASRYWSIEPWRELAALAKEASF
- a CDS encoding ABC transporter permease, giving the protein MKPLQPVSAGARVGYGIAFFALFVAVWSVATFGGYVQRLFLADPLTMVAEGWNLLVNHGFLFDIGMTIWRVLGGFVLAVVLALPFGILMGAYKPVEAFLEPFVSFARYLPASAFIPLLILWAGIGETQKLLVIFIGSFFQLVLMIAVAVGGIRRDLVDAAYTLGASDPSVVRRVLLPNAAPEIAEIFRLVLGWAWTYVIVAELIGSSSGIGHMITDSQALLNTGQIIFGIIIIGLIGLVSDFLFKAVNQRLFPWAQA